In the Clostridium sporogenes genome, one interval contains:
- a CDS encoding ABC transporter ATP-binding protein/permease, whose translation MIGDIKVLLGEHSKKLRKPIILLTIDSLFNMFFYSMLYFVLLDLINSQLSFPKIKNYTIAMIIAFIFRTIVNAIGYTGIQAKGARGIENMRISLGDHIKNINLGFFNKNSIGNLSNIMTNDLQDFEKIITHNTSDLIKTIVLSIYLLIITFFIDVKLAIIQLAFVFVAMPIILTGGKKVARIGKEKKVIMNEVISRMVEYLSGIQVFKSHNLAGKKFERLEKSFRDLKRESIRTEISIVPFVLIFQIIVDISFPILLLIATTKFGIGSIDKKAFLTFIIINIALTNILRVFGAQYGQLRYLKLASQKLIDTYKKPEMSYNYEEANFKNYDIQFENVSFEYEKGENTINNLSFKAKEGTMTALVGPSGSGKTTVTNLIARFWDINNGSIKIGGQDIKYIKPDSLLKHISMVFQDVYLLNDTIYNNIKLGNEKATKEDIINAAKIANCHEFIEKLEDKYDTMVGEGGSTLSGGEKQRISIARAILKDAPIVLLDEATASLDADNELEIRKAIKKLTLNKTVIVIAHRLNTIKDADQIIVLNEGHIEEKGSHRELINNKKRYYNMYNEMERAKNWAI comes from the coding sequence ATGATAGGGGATATAAAGGTATTACTAGGTGAGCACAGTAAAAAGCTTAGAAAACCTATAATTTTGTTAACTATAGATAGTTTATTTAATATGTTTTTTTATTCAATGTTATATTTTGTGTTGTTAGATTTAATTAATTCTCAGTTAAGTTTTCCTAAAATTAAAAATTATACTATAGCCATGATAATAGCTTTTATATTTAGAACTATAGTTAATGCAATAGGATACACAGGAATACAGGCTAAAGGTGCAAGAGGCATTGAAAATATGCGTATATCCTTAGGAGATCATATTAAAAATATAAATTTAGGGTTTTTTAATAAAAATAGTATAGGAAATTTGTCCAATATAATGACAAATGATTTGCAAGACTTTGAAAAAATTATAACTCATAATACTAGTGATTTGATAAAAACTATAGTTCTTAGTATTTATTTACTCATAATAACATTTTTTATTGATGTTAAATTAGCTATAATTCAACTTGCCTTTGTATTTGTAGCTATGCCTATTATTTTAACAGGAGGAAAAAAAGTTGCTAGAATAGGTAAGGAAAAGAAAGTAATTATGAATGAAGTAATATCAAGAATGGTTGAATATCTAAGTGGTATACAGGTGTTTAAATCTCATAATTTAGCAGGTAAGAAATTTGAAAGATTAGAAAAGTCCTTTAGAGATTTAAAGAGAGAAAGTATAAGAACAGAAATATCTATTGTACCTTTTGTACTTATATTTCAGATAATAGTTGATATAAGTTTTCCTATATTATTGCTTATAGCTACAACTAAATTTGGAATAGGAAGTATTGATAAGAAAGCTTTTCTAACATTTATTATAATAAATATAGCACTTACAAATATACTAAGAGTTTTTGGTGCTCAATATGGACAATTAAGGTATTTGAAACTTGCCTCACAAAAATTAATAGATACCTATAAAAAACCAGAAATGAGTTATAATTATGAAGAAGCAAACTTTAAAAACTATGATATTCAATTTGAAAATGTAAGTTTTGAATATGAAAAAGGAGAAAATACTATAAACAATTTAAGTTTTAAAGCAAAGGAAGGAACTATGACAGCTTTAGTTGGACCTTCAGGTTCAGGAAAAACTACGGTTACAAATCTTATAGCTAGATTTTGGGATATAAATAATGGATCAATAAAAATTGGTGGGCAAGATATAAAATATATAAAGCCAGATTCATTATTAAAACACATAAGTATGGTATTCCAAGATGTATATCTTTTGAATGACACCATATATAATAATATAAAATTAGGAAATGAAAAAGCTACTAAAGAAGACATAATAAATGCAGCTAAAATTGCAAATTGTCATGAATTTATAGAGAAACTAGAAGATAAATATGATACTATGGTAGGGGAAGGCGGCTCAACATTATCAGGAGGAGAAAAGCAAAGAATATCTATAGCAAGAGCAATACTTAAAGATGCTCCTATAGTATTACTTGATGAAGCTACAGCTTCCCTTGATGCGGATAATGAGTTAGAAATTAGAAAAGCTATAAAGAAACTTACTTTAAATAAAACTGTTATAGTTATAGCTCACAGACTAAATACTATAAAGGATGCAGATCAAATTATAGTTTTAAATGAGGGACATATAGAAGAAAAGGGAAGTCATAGGGAACTTATAAATAATAAAAAGAGATATTATAATATGTATAATGAAATGGAAAGAGCTAAAAATTGGGCAATATAA
- a CDS encoding LacI family transcriptional regulator produces the protein MKVTIKDVAKKANVSPSTVSRVLSNSPRISDETKEKVYKVIEELKYKPNAIARGLVSSKTRILGVILPEEAENLLSNPFFIQAMKGISSYAEKREYYITYSFSNNKESEKKHIRDLTDSGLIEGMLILRTKENDENIKYLKEIDFPFVIMGRLKYTEGILWVDNDNFKAMYNIVDKLIYKGHTKIALIGAKNELNVCKNREKGYKVSLEMNGFNVDENLISYGENFKEEEGYIQMKKILEKVNPTAVVAMDDLLAIGAMNALKEKDLNDISVVGFNNIPLCKFQEPKLASVDINGVKLGYYATKLLIDKIEEVEDIRDHYIIETTFIERESF, from the coding sequence ATGAAAGTTACTATAAAAGATGTGGCTAAAAAAGCAAATGTTTCACCCTCTACAGTTTCACGAGTTTTATCAAATAGTCCTAGAATAAGTGATGAAACAAAGGAAAAGGTGTATAAAGTTATAGAAGAACTTAAATATAAACCTAATGCAATAGCTAGAGGTTTAGTGAGCAGCAAAACTAGAATATTAGGAGTTATACTTCCAGAGGAAGCAGAAAATTTGCTATCTAATCCTTTTTTTATACAGGCTATGAAAGGCATAAGTTCTTATGCAGAAAAAAGAGAATATTATATAACCTATTCTTTTAGTAATAATAAAGAAAGCGAAAAAAAACATATAAGAGATTTAACTGACAGTGGACTAATAGAAGGTATGCTTATTTTAAGAACAAAGGAAAACGACGAAAATATAAAATATTTGAAAGAAATAGATTTCCCATTTGTTATTATGGGACGATTAAAATATACAGAAGGAATCCTTTGGGTAGATAATGATAATTTCAAGGCTATGTATAATATAGTTGATAAATTAATATATAAAGGACATACAAAAATAGCATTAATAGGAGCTAAAAATGAATTAAATGTATGCAAGAATAGAGAAAAAGGATATAAAGTATCACTAGAAATGAATGGATTTAACGTTGATGAAAATTTAATTAGCTATGGAGAAAATTTTAAAGAAGAAGAAGGGTATATACAAATGAAAAAAATATTAGAAAAAGTGAATCCAACAGCAGTAGTGGCAATGGATGATTTGTTAGCAATAGGTGCTATGAATGCATTAAAGGAAAAAGACTTAAATGATATTTCTGTAGTTGGTTTTAATAATATACCTTTATGTAAATTCCAAGAACCTAAGTTAGCTTCTGTAGATATAAATGGAGTAAAACTTGGATATTATGCTACAAAGTTGTTAATAGACAAGATAGAAGAAGTAGAAGATATTAGGGATCATTACATTATAGAAACAACCTTCATAGAAAGAGAATCTTTTTAA
- a CDS encoding ROK family protein encodes MDKKYVVGVDLGGTKIYTALVDLDGNIIKEKKVKTEASKGEIDVLYKIISTIDNVIEDINSEEIKAIGIGSPGPLDSKEGVIISSSNLPFKNFSLVEPIKNKYNVPTYLDNDANVATLAEFMFGEGKGTENMIYVTASTGIGAGAIINGRIYRGNTGNALEIGHTTIMKDGPMCGCGNSGCAESLGSGTAIMKKAKEVCKNNVQTSLKKYDDLTAKEVFKEAEEGDELSKEVLEFCLSYLGITVANIINTFDPQMVVIGGGVINGGPAVFHTINREVKNRCWEAITDNCKIEKAKLGGKAGVLGAAALAITESKN; translated from the coding sequence GTGGATAAAAAATATGTAGTAGGTGTTGATTTAGGTGGAACAAAAATATATACAGCACTTGTAGATTTAGATGGGAATATAATAAAAGAAAAAAAAGTTAAAACAGAAGCAAGTAAGGGAGAAATTGACGTACTATATAAAATAATAAGTACTATTGACAACGTTATAGAAGATATAAATTCAGAAGAGATTAAAGCTATAGGAATAGGATCTCCAGGACCTTTGGATTCTAAAGAAGGGGTTATAATTTCATCTTCAAATCTACCCTTTAAAAATTTTAGTTTAGTTGAGCCTATAAAAAATAAATATAATGTGCCAACATATCTAGATAATGATGCCAATGTAGCTACATTAGCAGAATTTATGTTTGGTGAAGGAAAAGGCACAGAAAATATGATATATGTAACAGCAAGTACAGGTATTGGTGCAGGAGCTATAATAAATGGCAGAATATATAGAGGGAATACAGGTAATGCTTTAGAAATAGGACATACAACTATTATGAAGGATGGACCAATGTGTGGTTGTGGTAATAGCGGCTGTGCAGAAAGCTTAGGTTCTGGTACTGCTATTATGAAAAAAGCAAAAGAAGTTTGTAAAAATAATGTACAAACATCCTTAAAAAAATATGATGACTTAACTGCTAAGGAAGTTTTTAAAGAAGCAGAAGAAGGTGATGAACTTTCAAAAGAAGTGCTAGAATTTTGTCTATCATATCTAGGTATAACTGTAGCTAATATAATAAATACATTTGATCCACAAATGGTTGTTATAGGTGGAGGAGTTATAAATGGTGGACCAGCTGTTTTCCATACAATAAATAGAGAAGTTAAAAATAGGTGCTGGGAAGCTATTACAGACAATTGTAAAATAGAAAAAGCTAAACTTGGAGGAAAAGCAGGAGTTTTAGGTGCTGCAGCTTTAGCTATAACTGAAAGTAAAAACTAA
- a CDS encoding alpha-glucosidase: MNKKWWKEAVAYQIYPRSFKDSNNDGIGDINGIISKLDYLKDLGIDIIWVCPMYKSPNDDNGYDISDYKDIMDEFGTMEDFDNLLEKVHEKGMKLIIDLVINHTSDEHKWFIESKSSKDNPKRDFYIWQDGKNGEEPNNWESIFKGSAWKYDKNTDQYFLHLFSKKQPDLNWKNENVRKELYSMINWWLDKGIDGFRVDAISHIKKEDGLKDMPNSTNLEYVPSFDKHMNVDGIQKYLKELKENTFDKYDIITIGEANGVNINQAPQWVGEKDGKFNMIFQFEHLDLWDVEHKEQSAIKKLKEILSKWQEGLEQIGWNALFIENHDIQRVVSTLGDDKNYWNESSKALALMYFMQKGTPFIYQGQEIGMTNVKFEDIEDYNDIKTINIYKEKIKKGMSNEEALEYVWKTSRDNSRTPMQWDVTENAGFSKEKPWLKVNPNYLNINVNKQENYPNSILNFYKKMIKIKKEDEALIYGKYDLILENHEQIYAYTRTLDYEKFIVIVNLTNKEAKYSYDKEKLNYKGLTLSNYLVEEHEDITELVLKPFEARLYKI, encoded by the coding sequence ATGAATAAGAAATGGTGGAAAGAAGCTGTAGCATATCAAATATATCCAAGAAGTTTTAAAGATTCAAATAATGATGGTATAGGAGATATAAACGGAATAATTTCTAAATTAGATTATTTAAAAGATTTAGGTATAGATATAATTTGGGTTTGTCCTATGTATAAGTCACCAAATGATGATAACGGTTACGATATAAGTGATTATAAAGATATAATGGATGAATTCGGAACTATGGAGGACTTTGATAATTTATTAGAAAAAGTTCATGAAAAGGGAATGAAACTTATAATAGATTTGGTTATAAATCATACTAGTGATGAACATAAATGGTTTATTGAATCAAAATCTTCTAAAGACAATCCAAAGCGTGACTTTTATATATGGCAAGATGGTAAAAATGGAGAGGAACCTAACAATTGGGAAAGTATATTTAAGGGTTCTGCTTGGAAATATGATAAGAATACAGATCAATATTTTCTTCACTTATTTAGCAAAAAGCAACCAGATTTAAATTGGAAAAATGAGAATGTTAGAAAAGAATTATATAGTATGATTAATTGGTGGCTAGATAAAGGAATTGATGGATTTAGGGTAGATGCTATAAGTCATATAAAAAAAGAAGATGGATTAAAGGATATGCCCAATTCAACAAATCTAGAATATGTTCCTTCTTTTGATAAGCATATGAATGTGGATGGAATTCAAAAATATCTTAAAGAATTAAAGGAAAATACCTTTGATAAATATGACATAATAACTATTGGAGAAGCTAATGGAGTAAATATAAATCAAGCTCCTCAATGGGTAGGAGAAAAAGATGGTAAATTTAATATGATATTTCAATTTGAACATCTAGATCTTTGGGATGTGGAGCATAAAGAACAATCTGCAATAAAAAAGTTAAAAGAGATATTGAGTAAATGGCAAGAAGGACTAGAACAAATTGGATGGAATGCTTTGTTTATAGAAAATCATGATATTCAAAGGGTAGTTTCAACTTTAGGTGATGATAAAAACTATTGGAATGAAAGCTCAAAGGCACTAGCTCTTATGTATTTTATGCAAAAGGGTACTCCTTTTATATATCAAGGGCAAGAAATAGGAATGACCAATGTTAAGTTTGAAGATATTGAAGATTATAATGACATAAAAACTATAAATATTTATAAAGAAAAAATAAAAAAAGGTATGTCAAATGAAGAAGCCCTTGAATATGTATGGAAAACTTCTAGAGATAATTCAAGAACACCAATGCAGTGGGATGTTACAGAAAATGCTGGATTTTCAAAAGAAAAACCATGGCTTAAGGTTAATCCAAATTATTTAAATATAAACGTTAACAAGCAAGAGAATTATCCAAACTCTATTTTAAATTTTTATAAAAAAATGATAAAAATAAAGAAAGAAGATGAAGCACTTATATATGGAAAATATGATTTAATTTTAGAAAATCATGAACAAATATATGCTTATACAAGAACTCTAGATTATGAAAAATTTATAGTTATAGTTAATTTAACAAATAAAGAAGCTAAATATAGCTATGATAAGGAAAAACTAAATTATAAAGGATTAACACTTTCAAATTATTTAGTAGAAGAACATGAAGATATAACAGAATTAGTATTAAAACCTTTTGAAGCTAGGCTTTATAAAATTTAA
- a CDS encoding PTS transporter subunit IIBC, whose amino-acid sequence MKKNKLISFDFWQKFGKTLLVVVAVMPAAGLMICIGKLIGMQSSMALMQSVARVIEDIGWAIIGNLHILFAVAIGGSWAKERAGGAFAGLLTFILTNRVTGAIFGVKADMFSDEAAKVTSMFGRELVVKDYFTSILGAPALNMGVFIGIISGFLGAYLYNKYYNFNKLPKSLAFFNGKRFVPFVVILGSIVTAIILSIIWPSIQGALNAFGKWIATSKDSAPIVAPFIFGSLERLLLPFGLHHMLTVPLNYTSLGGTYKILTGSTAGTIVAGQDPLWLAWVNDLINLKAAGNTTEYNNLLTAIVPSRFKVGQVITSSASLLGVAFAMYKNVDKDKRDKYKTVFLSAALAVFLTGVTEPIEFMFMFISPILYVVYAVITGTAFALADLINLRVHCFGFVEFIARTPMMIKAGITRDMLNFAIVSVAYFALTYLIFNFLIKKLNIPTPGRAGNYIEMEGEEDKKEEKISEKDIDRNSLPVKIIGLLGEKENIVDVDACMTRLRVTVKDKNLVAEEKEWKKLGAIGLIVKDKGVQAIYGPKADVLKSDIQDILGD is encoded by the coding sequence ATGAAAAAAAATAAGCTGATATCTTTCGATTTCTGGCAAAAGTTTGGTAAAACTTTATTAGTTGTTGTAGCAGTTATGCCAGCAGCAGGACTTATGATTTGTATTGGAAAACTTATAGGAATGCAATCTTCCATGGCATTAATGCAATCTGTGGCAAGAGTAATAGAAGATATAGGATGGGCAATAATAGGAAATCTTCATATTTTATTTGCAGTAGCAATTGGTGGTTCTTGGGCCAAAGAGCGTGCAGGAGGAGCCTTTGCAGGTCTACTTACTTTTATTCTTACAAATAGGGTAACAGGAGCTATTTTTGGAGTTAAAGCTGACATGTTTTCTGATGAGGCAGCAAAAGTTACTTCAATGTTTGGAAGGGAATTAGTAGTTAAAGATTATTTTACAAGCATACTTGGGGCACCAGCCTTAAATATGGGTGTATTTATAGGTATAATTTCAGGATTCTTAGGTGCTTATTTATATAATAAATATTATAATTTTAATAAATTACCAAAATCTTTAGCTTTCTTTAATGGAAAAAGATTTGTACCTTTTGTAGTTATATTAGGATCTATAGTAACAGCAATAATTTTATCTATAATTTGGCCTTCTATTCAAGGTGCATTAAATGCTTTTGGAAAATGGATAGCAACATCAAAAGATTCAGCACCAATAGTAGCACCTTTTATATTTGGTTCATTGGAACGTTTATTACTACCTTTTGGTCTTCATCATATGTTAACAGTACCATTGAATTATACTTCTCTAGGAGGAACTTATAAAATTTTAACAGGTTCAACTGCAGGCACTATAGTTGCAGGTCAAGATCCATTATGGCTTGCATGGGTTAATGATTTAATTAACCTAAAAGCAGCTGGCAATACAACGGAATATAATAATTTATTAACAGCTATTGTACCATCACGTTTTAAGGTAGGTCAGGTAATAACATCTTCAGCTTCATTATTAGGTGTAGCTTTTGCAATGTATAAAAATGTAGATAAAGATAAAAGAGATAAATATAAAACTGTTTTCTTATCAGCAGCATTAGCGGTATTCTTAACAGGGGTTACAGAACCTATAGAATTTATGTTTATGTTTATATCACCAATTTTATATGTAGTTTATGCAGTAATTACAGGAACAGCTTTTGCTTTAGCAGATTTAATAAATTTAAGGGTTCATTGCTTTGGATTTGTTGAATTTATAGCTCGTACTCCTATGATGATAAAGGCTGGAATTACAAGGGATATGTTGAATTTTGCAATTGTATCAGTAGCATATTTTGCATTAACTTATTTAATATTTAACTTTTTAATAAAGAAATTAAATATACCTACTCCAGGTAGAGCAGGAAACTATATTGAAATGGAAGGTGAAGAAGATAAAAAAGAAGAAAAAATATCAGAAAAAGATATAGATAGAAATTCTTTACCAGTAAAAATAATAGGTTTACTAGGAGAAAAGGAAAATATAGTGGATGTGGATGCTTGTATGACTCGTCTTCGTGTAACAGTAAAGGATAAAAACTTAGTTGCAGAAGAAAAAGAATGGAAAAAGCTTGGTGCAATAGGTCTTATAGTAAAAGATAAAGGTGTTCAGGCTATATATGGACCAAAAGCAGATGTATTAAAGTCAGATATTCAAGATATTTTAGGAGATTAA
- a CDS encoding endonuclease/exonuclease/phosphatase family protein produces the protein MKVLTLNCHSWQEEKQIEKMKYLAQIIYENNYDVIALQEVSQSINNKILFDNIKEDNFAFVLIKELEKLGANKFNLIWDFAHIGYDKYEEGLAILTKHPIKEKKSFYISRSEDKNFWKTRKIVKCKINYNNNEICFYSCHLGWWNDEEEDFKLQVNKLVQHIKEDETCIVMGDFNNDAFLRHEGYDYIIDKNLKDIYDLSNSKDNGVTVIGNIDGWENNKKDMRLDLILSNKNLNVKYCNVIFNGINKEIISDHFGVEAEIEI, from the coding sequence ATGAAAGTCCTTACTTTAAATTGTCATTCCTGGCAAGAGGAAAAACAAATAGAAAAAATGAAATATTTAGCCCAAATAATATATGAAAATAATTATGATGTGATTGCCCTTCAAGAGGTTAGTCAAAGTATTAATAATAAAATACTATTTGATAATATAAAAGAAGATAATTTTGCTTTTGTATTAATAAAAGAACTTGAAAAGTTAGGAGCAAATAAATTTAACCTTATTTGGGATTTTGCACATATAGGTTACGATAAGTATGAAGAAGGATTAGCTATATTAACTAAACATCCTATAAAAGAAAAAAAATCCTTTTATATTTCAAGAAGTGAAGATAAAAATTTCTGGAAAACTAGAAAGATAGTAAAATGTAAAATAAATTATAATAATAATGAAATTTGTTTTTATTCTTGTCATTTAGGTTGGTGGAATGATGAAGAGGAAGATTTTAAACTTCAAGTGAATAAATTAGTTCAGCATATAAAAGAAGATGAAACATGCATAGTAATGGGAGATTTTAATAATGATGCTTTTTTAAGACATGAAGGATATGATTATATTATAGATAAAAATCTCAAAGATATATATGATTTATCAAACTCAAAAGATAATGGAGTAACCGTTATTGGAAATATTGATGGCTGGGAAAATAACAAAAAAGACATGAGGTTAGATCTTATATTGTCTAATAAAAATTTAAATGTAAAATACTGCAATGTTATATTTAATGGAATAAATAAAGAAATAATTTCAGATCATTTTGGAGTTGAAGCAGAAATAGAAATTTAA